Proteins co-encoded in one Salvelinus sp. IW2-2015 linkage group LG17, ASM291031v2, whole genome shotgun sequence genomic window:
- the tuba5 gene encoding tubulin alpha chain isoform X1 translates to MRECISIHVGQAGVQTGNACWELFCLEHGVGPDGVFNEEDQGPNSRTDPFNTFFNTGSSGRHVPRAIFVDLEPTVVDEVRTGMYRQLYHPEQLISGKEDAANNYARGHYTVGKEIIDGVLERVRKMTDQCTGLQGFLIFHSFGGGTGSGFTSLLMERLSVDYGKKSKLEFAIYPAPQVSTAVVEPYNSILTTHTTLDHSDCAFMVDNEAIYDICRRNLDVERPSYTNLNRLIGQIVSSITASLRFDGALNVDLTEFQTNLVPFPRIHFPLVTYAPIISAEKAYHEQLTVSEITTACFEPANQMVKCDPRHGMYIACCMLYRGDVVPKDVNAAIQNIKTKRSIQFVDWCPTGFKVGINYQPPTAVPGGDLAKVQRAVCMLSNTTAIAEAWARLDHKFDLMYAKRAFVHWYVGEGMEEGEFSEAREDLACLEKDYEELGRTSTDSDDDEAGEEY, encoded by the exons ATG AGAGAGTGTATCTCCATCCACGTGGGTCAGGCGGGAGTTCAGACTGGCAATGCATGCTGGGAACTCTTCTGCTTGGAACACGGTGTGGGGCCTGACGGGGTGTTCAATGAAGAGGACCAGGGGCCTAATTCACGGACTGACCCCTTCAACACCTTTTTCAACACAGGAAGTTCTGGCCGGCATGTTCCCAGGGCCATATTTGTGGACCTGGAGCCAACGGTGGTCG ATGAGGTCAGGACGGGAATGTACAGGCAGCTCTACCATCCTGAGCAGCTCATCTCTGGAAAGGAGGATGCAGCCAATAACTACGCCCGTGGACACTACACCGTGGGGAAGGAGATCATTGACGGGGTTCTGGAGCGTGTCCGTAAAATG ACTGACCAGTGCACAGGGCTACAAGGATTCCTCATCTTCCACAGCTTCGGAGGAGGCACTGGCTCTGGTTTCACCTCTCTGCTGATGGAGCGCCTGTCTGTTGACTACGGTAAGAAGTCCAAGCTGGAGTTTGCCATCTACCCAGCTCCCCAAGTGTCCACAGCTGTGGTAGAGCCATATAATTCCATTCTGACCACCCACACCACCCTGGATCACTCTGACTGTGCCTTCATGGTGGACAATGAGGCCATCTACGACATCTGTCGCCGCAACCTGGACGTTGAGCGTCCATCCTACACCAACCTCAACAGATTGATCGGTCAGATCGTTTCCTCCATCACTGCCTCCCTACGCTTTGATGGTGCCTTGAATGTAGACCTCACAGAGTTCCAGACCAATTTAGTCCCATTCCCCCGCATTCATTTCCCCCTGGTCACCTACGCGCCCATTATCTCCGCTGAGAAGGCCTACCATGAGCAGCTGACCGTCTCTGAGATCACCACTGCCTGCTTCGAGCCAGCCAATCAGATGGTCAAGTGTGACCCTCGCCATGGCATGTACATAGCCTGCTGTATGCTGTACCGTGGAGATGTGGTGCCCAAAGATGTGAATGCTGCCATTCAAAATATCAAGACCAAACGTTCCATCCAGTTTGTGGATTGGTGCCCCACCGGTTTCAAG GTTGGGATCAACTATCAGCCCCCGACTGCCGTACCTGGAGGTGATCTAGCTAAAGTCCAGAGGGCTGTGTGCATGCTGAGCAACACCACTGCCATTGCTGAAGCCTGGGCCCGTTTGGACCACAAGTTTGACCTCATGTATGCCAAACGTGCCTTTGTGCACTGGTATGTAGGTGAgggcatggaggagggagagttcTCTGAGGCCAGAGAAGACCTGGCTTGTCTGGAGAAGGATTATGAAGAGCTGGGCAGAACAAGCACAGACTCTGATGATGATGAAGCGGGTGAGGAATATTAA
- the tuba5 gene encoding tubulin alpha chain isoform X2 — translation MYRQLYHPEQLISGKEDAANNYARGHYTVGKEIIDGVLERVRKMTDQCTGLQGFLIFHSFGGGTGSGFTSLLMERLSVDYGKKSKLEFAIYPAPQVSTAVVEPYNSILTTHTTLDHSDCAFMVDNEAIYDICRRNLDVERPSYTNLNRLIGQIVSSITASLRFDGALNVDLTEFQTNLVPFPRIHFPLVTYAPIISAEKAYHEQLTVSEITTACFEPANQMVKCDPRHGMYIACCMLYRGDVVPKDVNAAIQNIKTKRSIQFVDWCPTGFKVGINYQPPTAVPGGDLAKVQRAVCMLSNTTAIAEAWARLDHKFDLMYAKRAFVHWYVGEGMEEGEFSEAREDLACLEKDYEELGRTSTDSDDDEAGEEY, via the exons ATGTACAGGCAGCTCTACCATCCTGAGCAGCTCATCTCTGGAAAGGAGGATGCAGCCAATAACTACGCCCGTGGACACTACACCGTGGGGAAGGAGATCATTGACGGGGTTCTGGAGCGTGTCCGTAAAATG ACTGACCAGTGCACAGGGCTACAAGGATTCCTCATCTTCCACAGCTTCGGAGGAGGCACTGGCTCTGGTTTCACCTCTCTGCTGATGGAGCGCCTGTCTGTTGACTACGGTAAGAAGTCCAAGCTGGAGTTTGCCATCTACCCAGCTCCCCAAGTGTCCACAGCTGTGGTAGAGCCATATAATTCCATTCTGACCACCCACACCACCCTGGATCACTCTGACTGTGCCTTCATGGTGGACAATGAGGCCATCTACGACATCTGTCGCCGCAACCTGGACGTTGAGCGTCCATCCTACACCAACCTCAACAGATTGATCGGTCAGATCGTTTCCTCCATCACTGCCTCCCTACGCTTTGATGGTGCCTTGAATGTAGACCTCACAGAGTTCCAGACCAATTTAGTCCCATTCCCCCGCATTCATTTCCCCCTGGTCACCTACGCGCCCATTATCTCCGCTGAGAAGGCCTACCATGAGCAGCTGACCGTCTCTGAGATCACCACTGCCTGCTTCGAGCCAGCCAATCAGATGGTCAAGTGTGACCCTCGCCATGGCATGTACATAGCCTGCTGTATGCTGTACCGTGGAGATGTGGTGCCCAAAGATGTGAATGCTGCCATTCAAAATATCAAGACCAAACGTTCCATCCAGTTTGTGGATTGGTGCCCCACCGGTTTCAAG GTTGGGATCAACTATCAGCCCCCGACTGCCGTACCTGGAGGTGATCTAGCTAAAGTCCAGAGGGCTGTGTGCATGCTGAGCAACACCACTGCCATTGCTGAAGCCTGGGCCCGTTTGGACCACAAGTTTGACCTCATGTATGCCAAACGTGCCTTTGTGCACTGGTATGTAGGTGAgggcatggaggagggagagttcTCTGAGGCCAGAGAAGACCTGGCTTGTCTGGAGAAGGATTATGAAGAGCTGGGCAGAACAAGCACAGACTCTGATGATGATGAAGCGGGTGAGGAATATTAA